One genomic region from Yersinia canariae encodes:
- the hcr gene encoding NADH oxidoreductase yields the protein MTDFIPTDCPTSLAPNRMQVHSIVQETPDVWSLRLINHDFYPYLPGQYALVSIRNSDETLRAYTLSSTPGISPFIQLTVRCLAAGEGSQWLTQHVKVGDYLWLSDAQGEFTCAHFDDDHYLMLAAGCGVTPVMSMCRYLLAQRPKADIRVIFNVRSPADVIFAHEWQMLLQRYPQQLQLTLMAESGATEGFIAGRLNTHVMQQTAPDITHRRVMTCGPAPYMDWAEQYCREHAVPADHFQKEQFRTAADAIDTGNELTMTISHPLRSVKVPVGTSLLFALEQHQVPVMAACRAGVCGSCKTRILHGEYTTTSTMTLTPEEIAQGYVLACSCQLQGDVQLA from the coding sequence ATGACTGATTTTATCCCAACTGATTGCCCAACTTCTCTCGCGCCTAACCGCATGCAAGTCCACTCCATCGTGCAAGAAACACCGGATGTCTGGAGCCTGCGGCTAATCAATCATGACTTTTACCCTTATCTGCCAGGGCAATATGCGTTGGTAAGCATCCGTAACAGTGATGAAACCCTGCGCGCTTATACACTTTCCTCTACCCCCGGCATCAGCCCCTTTATCCAACTCACCGTGCGCTGCTTAGCCGCTGGCGAAGGCTCACAATGGCTGACTCAGCACGTCAAAGTGGGGGATTATCTGTGGCTATCAGATGCTCAGGGCGAATTTACCTGCGCCCATTTTGATGATGACCACTACCTGATGTTAGCGGCGGGTTGCGGTGTCACTCCGGTGATGTCGATGTGCCGTTATTTGCTGGCGCAGCGCCCAAAAGCAGATATCCGGGTTATTTTTAATGTCCGCTCGCCTGCGGATGTTATTTTTGCCCATGAGTGGCAAATGCTGTTACAGCGCTATCCGCAGCAATTACAACTGACATTAATGGCGGAATCCGGGGCGACGGAGGGGTTTATTGCCGGGCGACTCAATACTCACGTCATGCAGCAAACCGCTCCAGATATTACTCACCGCCGGGTGATGACTTGCGGACCAGCACCTTATATGGATTGGGCTGAGCAATATTGCCGCGAACATGCCGTGCCGGCAGACCATTTCCAGAAAGAACAATTTCGCACCGCAGCCGATGCTATTGATACGGGCAATGAGCTGACGATGACCATCAGCCATCCGCTACGCAGTGTGAAAGTTCCCGTTGGAACTTCATTGCTATTCGCACTGGAACAACACCAGGTGCCGGTCATGGCCGCTTGCCGTGCGGGGGTTTGTGGTTCTTGTAAAACTCGCATTCTGCACGGTGAATACACCACAACCAGCACCATGACACTGACGCCCGAAGAGATTGCCCAAGGTTATGTTCTGGCTTGCAGTTGCCAACTCCAAGGTGATGTCCAACTGGCCTAA
- the hcp gene encoding hydroxylamine reductase translates to MFCVQCEQTIRTPVGNGCSYAQGMCGKTAETSDLQDLLVAVLQGLSAWALTARELGIVDHQIDSFAPRAFFSTLTNVNFDSDRIVGYAKEAILLRQSLAIRCRLIDSTITVDHPLAELQLLSDDIPALQQQAQQFALNNDKAEVGDDIHGLRMLCLYGLKGAAAYMEHAYVLGQFDEQIYAQYHAYMAWLGTQPRDVDTLLNNAMGIGKMNFNVMAILDCGETQAYGDPQPTSVNVRPVAGKAILISGHDLKDLQMLLEQTEGTGVNIYTHGEMLPAHGYPELKRYPHLVGNYGSGWQNQQTEFAKFPGPILMTSNCIIDPNVGNYGDRIWTRSIVGWPGVNHLEGEDFAQVIEQALGMAGFPYNELEHLITVGFGRQTLLNAADTVIDLVATKKLRHVFLVGGCDGSRTERSYFTDFARSVPQDCIIMTLACGKYRFNKLDFGTLEGLPRLLDVGQCNDAYSAIMLAVKLSEKLGCTVNDLPLSLVLSWFEQKAIVILLTLLSLGVKNIYTGPTAPGFLTDNLMAILYEKFGMQPITTVEQDMNAILGH, encoded by the coding sequence ATGTTCTGTGTGCAATGTGAACAAACCATCCGAACACCTGTTGGTAACGGCTGCTCCTATGCCCAAGGGATGTGCGGGAAGACCGCTGAAACATCTGATTTACAAGACTTATTAGTAGCCGTATTACAAGGGCTTTCAGCATGGGCATTAACTGCTCGTGAGCTGGGCATTGTTGACCATCAGATTGACAGCTTTGCACCCAGAGCTTTTTTCTCGACTCTGACCAATGTGAACTTTGACTCGGACCGCATCGTCGGTTACGCCAAAGAAGCCATTTTATTGCGCCAATCATTGGCTATTCGTTGCCGTTTGATTGACAGCACGATTACCGTCGATCACCCACTGGCCGAGCTACAACTGCTGTCTGACGACATCCCCGCCCTGCAACAACAAGCCCAGCAATTCGCACTTAATAATGACAAAGCTGAGGTCGGTGATGATATTCACGGTCTGCGAATGTTGTGTTTATATGGCCTGAAAGGGGCTGCGGCTTACATGGAACATGCCTATGTCCTGGGCCAGTTTGATGAACAAATTTATGCGCAATATCATGCCTATATGGCGTGGTTGGGCACACAACCCCGTGATGTCGACACCTTACTGAATAACGCCATGGGCATTGGCAAAATGAACTTCAATGTCATGGCGATTTTGGATTGCGGCGAAACTCAAGCTTATGGCGACCCGCAACCAACATCAGTCAATGTGCGCCCAGTGGCCGGTAAAGCTATTTTGATTTCTGGTCATGATCTCAAAGACTTGCAAATGCTGCTAGAGCAGACTGAGGGCACTGGGGTCAATATTTATACTCATGGTGAAATGCTACCCGCGCACGGCTACCCAGAATTAAAACGCTATCCACATCTGGTCGGCAACTACGGCAGTGGTTGGCAGAATCAACAGACAGAATTTGCCAAATTCCCCGGCCCTATTTTGATGACATCCAACTGTATCATTGACCCGAACGTGGGCAATTACGGTGACCGCATTTGGACTCGCAGTATTGTTGGCTGGCCGGGTGTAAATCATCTCGAAGGTGAGGATTTCGCACAAGTTATTGAACAGGCGCTTGGCATGGCAGGGTTCCCATACAATGAGCTGGAACACCTGATTACTGTCGGTTTTGGCCGCCAAACCTTACTCAATGCCGCCGATACAGTGATTGACTTAGTCGCCACTAAAAAACTGCGTCATGTCTTTTTGGTCGGCGGATGTGATGGTAGCCGCACAGAACGCAGCTATTTCACCGATTTTGCCCGCAGTGTTCCGCAAGATTGCATCATCATGACCTTAGCTTGCGGTAAATACCGCTTCAATAAGCTGGACTTCGGCACTCTGGAAGGGCTACCCCGCCTACTGGATGTCGGACAATGTAATGATGCTTATTCCGCGATTATGCTGGCCGTTAAGTTATCAGAAAAGTTGGGCTGCACTGTCAACGACCTTCCACTGAGCTTGGTGCTGTCATGGTTTGAACAAAAAGCCATTGTTATTCTCCTGACACTGCTGTCATTGGGAGTGAAAAATATTTATACCGGCCCAACGGCACCGGGGTTCCTGACCGACAACCTGATGGCCATTCTGTATGAGAAGTTTGGTATGCAGCCAATCACGACCGTAGAACAAGATATGAATGCAATTTTAGGTCATTAA
- the poxB gene encoding ubiquinone-dependent pyruvate dehydrogenase has product MKQTVATLVAKTLEQAGVKRIWGVTGDSLNGLSDSLHRMGTIEWLGTRHEEVAAFAAGAEAQLTGQLAVCAGSCGPGNLHLINGLFDCHRNHVPVLAIAAHIPSSEIGSGYFQETHPQELFRECSHYCELVSNPEQLPRVLEIAMRKAILNRGVSVIVLPGDIALQPAPEDAAVVWQTPKLPLVQPPMSELNILAEILNKAKNITLMCGSGCADAHDEVVKLAEMLQAPVVHALRGKEHIEWDNPYSVGMTGLIGFASGYHAMINADTLVLLGTQFPYRAFYPTHANIIQIDINPGSIGAHCPVNMALVGDIKTTLSALLPQLEAKNDNTFLNKALEHYRTTRKDLDGLATANDNQPIHPQYLAQQISRHATDDAIFTCDVGTPTVWAARYLEMNGKRRLLGSFNHGSMANAMPQAIGAQATDPNRQVVALCGDGGFTMLMGDFLTLAQLKLPVKIVVFNNSVLGFVAMEMKAGGYLTDGTDLHNPDFAAIANAAGIKGIRVEKASELDAALESAFAHPGPVLVDVVTAKQELSMPPQIKFEQAKGFSLYMLRAIINGRGDEVVELAKTNWLR; this is encoded by the coding sequence ATGAAGCAAACCGTGGCAACATTGGTCGCAAAAACGTTGGAACAAGCAGGTGTTAAGCGAATTTGGGGGGTAACTGGGGATTCACTCAATGGTCTGAGTGATAGCCTGCACCGCATGGGCACTATCGAGTGGCTAGGAACTCGCCATGAAGAAGTCGCGGCTTTCGCCGCCGGAGCGGAGGCGCAACTTACCGGGCAACTCGCGGTCTGCGCGGGGTCATGCGGGCCGGGTAACCTACATCTGATTAATGGTTTGTTTGATTGCCATCGCAACCACGTCCCGGTGCTGGCAATCGCCGCTCATATTCCCTCCAGTGAGATTGGCAGCGGTTATTTTCAAGAAACCCATCCGCAAGAACTGTTTCGTGAATGCAGTCACTACTGTGAATTGGTTTCGAATCCAGAACAATTACCTCGCGTGCTCGAAATTGCCATGCGCAAAGCCATTCTTAACCGTGGTGTTTCCGTCATTGTGTTACCGGGTGATATCGCGTTACAACCCGCCCCCGAAGATGCCGCCGTGGTGTGGCAAACACCTAAACTGCCACTGGTTCAGCCGCCAATGAGTGAACTGAATATATTGGCCGAGATATTGAACAAGGCCAAAAATATCACATTAATGTGCGGCAGTGGCTGCGCGGATGCTCATGATGAAGTGGTAAAACTGGCTGAAATGCTGCAAGCCCCGGTGGTGCACGCGCTGCGGGGTAAAGAACATATTGAATGGGACAACCCATACAGTGTGGGAATGACCGGGCTGATTGGGTTCGCCTCGGGCTATCATGCCATGATCAATGCCGATACTCTGGTATTACTGGGGACTCAATTCCCTTACCGCGCATTTTATCCAACCCATGCAAATATCATCCAGATTGATATCAACCCCGGAAGCATTGGCGCTCACTGCCCAGTCAATATGGCGCTGGTCGGTGATATCAAAACCACGCTGAGTGCGCTATTACCGCAGTTAGAAGCCAAAAATGACAATACGTTTTTGAACAAGGCGCTCGAGCACTATCGCACCACTCGCAAAGACCTCGACGGCCTGGCCACCGCCAATGACAACCAGCCTATTCACCCACAATATCTGGCGCAACAAATCAGCCGCCATGCCACGGATGATGCTATTTTCACTTGCGATGTCGGCACCCCAACCGTCTGGGCCGCGCGCTATCTGGAAATGAACGGCAAACGGCGTTTGCTCGGCTCGTTTAACCATGGGTCGATGGCCAACGCCATGCCACAAGCTATCGGCGCGCAAGCAACTGACCCGAACCGGCAAGTCGTGGCGTTATGCGGCGATGGCGGCTTCACGATGCTAATGGGGGATTTTCTCACCCTAGCGCAACTAAAATTGCCAGTGAAAATTGTGGTGTTTAATAACAGTGTGCTGGGCTTTGTTGCAATGGAAATGAAAGCCGGTGGCTATTTGACTGACGGAACTGACTTACATAACCCGGACTTTGCCGCGATTGCAAATGCCGCTGGCATCAAAGGCATTCGGGTAGAAAAAGCCTCCGAGTTGGATGCCGCGCTGGAAAGTGCTTTTGCTCATCCGGGGCCGGTGTTGGTGGATGTTGTCACCGCCAAACAAGAGCTGTCGATGCCACCACAAATCAAGTTTGAGCAAGCCAAAGGATTCAGCTTGTATATGCTTAGGGCTATCATTAATGGCCGGGGTGATGAAGTCGTCGAACTGGCGAAAACCAACTGGTTGCGCTGA
- the macA gene encoding macrolide transporter subunit MacA, with translation MQFSRSQRRWLITIAALIIGGFFMVKHLMTPTPVQFQTVKVANHDLQQNVLATGKLDAVRKVDVGAQVSGQLEKLYVEIGDQVKQGQLLAMIDPQQAQNQIKEVEATLQDLNAQLGQAKAELQLAAVTLRRQQDLAKLQAVSRQDLDQASTTLAVKKAQVETINAQINKAKASLDTANINLDYTKISAPMGGDVVQITTLQGQTVIAAQQAPNILTLADMSTMLVNAQVSEADVIHLKPGMKASFTVLGDPGKHFDGVLKDIQPTPEKVNDAIFYAARFEVPNPDRLLRLQMTAQVSIQLANVPQAMVIPLSALGDELGTNRYQVAVLKDGKEEKREVTIGIRNNVDAQVISGLNVGEEVIVSRGGTEEA, from the coding sequence ATGCAGTTCAGTAGAAGTCAGCGCCGATGGCTTATCACAATTGCCGCCTTGATTATCGGCGGTTTTTTCATGGTAAAGCACCTCATGACGCCAACACCGGTTCAATTCCAGACGGTAAAAGTTGCCAACCATGACCTGCAACAGAACGTATTGGCAACCGGTAAACTCGATGCGGTACGCAAAGTTGATGTGGGTGCTCAGGTCAGTGGGCAGTTGGAGAAACTGTATGTGGAAATTGGCGATCAGGTTAAACAAGGGCAATTGCTGGCAATGATCGATCCACAACAGGCGCAGAACCAAATTAAAGAAGTGGAAGCGACACTACAGGATTTGAATGCGCAGTTGGGGCAGGCGAAAGCTGAGCTGCAATTGGCTGCGGTCACCTTGCGTCGTCAGCAAGACCTGGCGAAATTACAAGCCGTGTCCCGCCAAGACTTGGATCAGGCGAGCACGACATTGGCTGTGAAAAAAGCGCAAGTTGAAACGATTAACGCACAAATAAATAAAGCCAAAGCCAGTTTGGATACCGCTAACATTAATTTGGATTACACCAAAATTTCGGCCCCGATGGGCGGAGATGTCGTGCAAATCACGACCTTACAAGGGCAGACCGTGATTGCCGCGCAGCAAGCACCTAACATTTTGACTCTGGCTGATATGAGCACCATGCTGGTGAATGCACAGGTTTCCGAAGCCGATGTTATTCACCTAAAACCGGGTATGAAAGCCTCGTTCACTGTATTGGGTGACCCGGGGAAACACTTTGATGGCGTATTAAAAGATATTCAGCCGACACCGGAAAAAGTCAATGACGCGATTTTCTATGCGGCGCGTTTTGAAGTCCCGAATCCAGACCGATTATTGCGCCTGCAAATGACCGCGCAAGTATCTATTCAGTTGGCTAATGTTCCTCAGGCGATGGTTATCCCATTATCGGCATTAGGTGATGAGTTGGGAACTAACCGCTATCAAGTTGCGGTGCTGAAAGATGGCAAAGAAGAAAAACGCGAAGTCACAATTGGTATCCGTAATAACGTCGACGCACAGGTTATTTCTGGTTTGAATGTGGGCGAGGAAGTCATCGTTAGCCGCGGTGGCACGGAGGAAGCATAA
- a CDS encoding class I SAM-dependent methyltransferase, which translates to MAKSTMSDFSPSAELICILRAKSYREKRENYKTDDYISSLISHSLTSFFSMTQKSFLMPGNILSPQIPAGSYEFLISRIKYIDEFFQSRASEFSNIFILGAGFDSRAIRFQNQLLQSCVYELDHPISQKNKILKLQELSIPSPPNLRYIPIDFNQQNLSSVLPELSTEKEGKSLFILEGLIMYLPPGTVDSIFSAIDICAPAGSEIIFDYVYSDVLAGKNTSYGSAEVLEGIKSIGEHWIFGIEKGQLQTFLNKHHIKLYDELDANILEKRFFTNKREETLGKVNKALVIAHGIK; encoded by the coding sequence ATGGCAAAAAGCACCATGTCAGATTTCTCGCCCTCCGCTGAGTTAATCTGCATACTCAGAGCAAAGTCTTACCGTGAGAAAAGAGAAAACTACAAAACAGATGATTATATCTCATCGTTAATTTCACACTCTTTGACGTCCTTTTTTTCAATGACACAAAAATCATTTTTGATGCCAGGCAATATTCTCTCGCCACAAATCCCCGCGGGCAGTTATGAATTTTTAATTAGCCGGATAAAATATATTGATGAATTCTTTCAGTCACGAGCCAGTGAATTCTCCAACATTTTCATTCTTGGCGCGGGCTTTGATTCCAGAGCTATTAGATTTCAAAATCAACTATTACAAAGCTGTGTTTATGAACTCGACCATCCTATATCGCAAAAAAATAAAATATTAAAATTGCAGGAACTGAGCATTCCCAGCCCCCCTAATTTGCGCTACATCCCCATTGATTTTAATCAGCAAAATTTGTCCAGCGTCTTACCTGAACTTTCAACAGAAAAAGAAGGGAAAAGCCTATTTATCCTTGAGGGGCTGATTATGTATCTCCCGCCCGGCACCGTGGACAGTATTTTTTCAGCCATCGATATTTGCGCCCCCGCGGGCAGTGAAATCATTTTTGACTATGTCTATTCCGACGTCCTTGCCGGAAAAAACACCTCATATGGTTCAGCAGAAGTTTTAGAAGGAATAAAAAGTATTGGCGAACACTGGATTTTTGGTATTGAAAAAGGGCAGTTACAGACATTTCTCAATAAGCACCATATAAAGTTGTATGACGAGTTGGACGCCAACATTCTGGAAAAACGTTTTTTCACTAATAAACGCGAAGAAACACTCGGGAAAGTGAATAAAGCGCTAGTCATTGCTCACGGAATTAAATAA
- a CDS encoding ATP-dependent endonuclease, translating into MYLERVDIVGFRGINRISLNLDDNTVLIGENAWGKSSLLDALTLLLSPEPQLYHFTSQDFYYPAGDESAKERHLQIIFTFCEKDIGHWRAPRYRQLAPLWIKNDDGLHRIYYRVEGELAGDGTVCTWRTFLDLEGCPLELHDIEKLARGVIRIHPVLRLRDARFIRRLRSTTAEGSNQPDKTALNQQLDQLSRELVRNPQKLTNSELRQGLEAMRQLLEHYFAEQGSQSANLRNHRYRPQPEREAWLALDSINRMVAEPNSRSMRLILLGMFSTLLQAKGPLSLDPHARPLLLVEDPETRLHPIMLSVAWGLLSQLPLQRITTTNSGELISLVPVESICRLVRESSRVATYRIGPRGMSSEDSRRIAFHIRFNRPSALFARCWLLVEGETEIWLLNELARQCGYHFEAEGVKVIEFAQSGLRPLLKFANRMGIQWHVLTDGDDAGKKYAATVRNMAEDGRSHERDRLTILPAPDMEHFLYRSGFDEVYHRISGIPANAKMQPRRVIEKAIHRTSKPDLAIEITSYARERGVELVPSLLKKMFSRVVWLARGRAD; encoded by the coding sequence ATGTATCTTGAACGCGTAGATATAGTCGGATTTCGCGGTATTAATCGTATTTCATTGAACCTTGACGATAATACAGTGCTGATCGGTGAGAACGCTTGGGGGAAATCCAGTTTATTAGATGCCCTCACGCTACTTTTGTCCCCCGAACCTCAACTTTATCATTTTACCTCGCAGGATTTTTATTATCCGGCTGGGGATGAGAGTGCTAAAGAGCGCCATTTACAAATAATATTTACATTTTGTGAGAAAGATATTGGTCATTGGCGCGCACCTCGCTATCGCCAATTAGCGCCCCTATGGATAAAAAATGACGACGGTTTGCATCGTATTTATTATCGCGTTGAGGGTGAGTTAGCGGGTGATGGGACTGTTTGTACCTGGCGTACTTTCCTCGATTTGGAAGGCTGCCCACTGGAACTGCACGATATTGAAAAGCTGGCGCGTGGGGTGATTCGAATTCATCCAGTATTGCGTCTGCGAGATGCGCGTTTCATACGCCGGCTGCGTAGCACCACTGCTGAGGGCAGCAACCAGCCGGATAAAACGGCCTTGAATCAGCAATTGGACCAACTCAGCCGGGAGCTGGTGCGAAATCCACAGAAACTGACTAATTCCGAACTGCGTCAGGGTTTGGAGGCGATGCGACAATTATTAGAACATTATTTTGCCGAGCAGGGTTCGCAGTCAGCGAATTTGCGTAATCACCGTTATCGCCCACAACCCGAACGAGAGGCCTGGCTAGCCCTTGATAGCATCAACCGTATGGTGGCTGAACCCAATAGCCGCAGTATGCGATTGATACTTCTGGGAATGTTTTCAACATTGCTGCAAGCAAAAGGGCCTTTGAGCCTTGATCCTCATGCCCGCCCATTGCTGCTAGTGGAAGACCCAGAAACCCGTTTGCACCCGATTATGTTGTCCGTCGCTTGGGGCTTGCTCAGCCAACTGCCCCTTCAACGCATCACTACAACCAATTCCGGCGAATTAATTTCTTTAGTGCCGGTAGAGAGCATTTGTCGATTGGTGCGCGAATCGTCGAGGGTCGCTACATACCGCATTGGCCCTCGTGGCATGAGTTCCGAAGATAGCCGCCGTATCGCTTTTCATATTCGTTTCAATCGGCCTTCTGCTTTGTTTGCCCGCTGTTGGCTGCTGGTTGAGGGGGAAACTGAAATTTGGTTGCTGAATGAACTTGCCCGCCAGTGTGGCTATCACTTTGAAGCGGAAGGCGTAAAAGTGATTGAGTTTGCTCAAAGTGGCCTGCGCCCGTTACTGAAATTTGCTAACAGAATGGGGATACAGTGGCATGTTTTGACTGATGGTGATGATGCGGGTAAGAAGTATGCCGCGACTGTACGCAATATGGCGGAGGATGGGCGCTCTCACGAGCGGGATCGTTTGACCATTTTACCCGCTCCAGATATGGAACATTTTTTATATCGTTCAGGTTTTGATGAGGTATACCATCGGATATCTGGGATCCCAGCAAATGCCAAAATGCAGCCGCGCAGAGTTATTGAAAAAGCTATTCATCGTACTTCTAAGCCAGATTTAGCCATTGAAATAACTAGCTATGCTAGAGAAAGGGGCGTTGAATTAGTCCCTTCATTATTGAAAAAAATGTTTTCCCGCGTAGTCTGGTTGGCGCGAGGCCGGGCGGACTAG
- a CDS encoding VirK/YbjX family protein, with protein sequence MHNTNNPVLIPNNINRLGLIALLFKGHQALGGSWQESQFRLKFLARSLISPKLTFNLLGVLVKQPFLNSILRAQPDLPCKLHRPYLANTLNNRQKLAVLRDHFQLENQCMPESLRRNYLHHSPYKLTELTGKNEEKYSLNLGVIPKLNKEGEITLMLANEQQDTLALLTFSLTYYQKQKTLFIGGLQGADNDTPHSEIQTCTKACHGLFPKRLVLEATCYLAELMGIERIIAVGNSTHIYQNWRYRAKKKDKLHADYDSFWLSLGGEQCAEGHFNLPARIARKPIEDIASKKRAEYRRRYQLLEQLENGLAAHFIDD encoded by the coding sequence ATGCACAACACTAACAACCCCGTATTAATCCCTAACAATATTAACCGTTTGGGGTTAATTGCATTGCTGTTCAAAGGTCATCAAGCGCTGGGCGGCTCATGGCAAGAATCCCAATTTCGGCTTAAATTCCTCGCCCGCTCCTTAATTAGCCCAAAACTAACCTTTAACTTGCTGGGTGTATTGGTGAAGCAACCGTTTCTCAATAGCATACTTCGCGCGCAACCGGATTTACCCTGTAAATTACACCGGCCTTATTTAGCGAACACTCTCAATAATCGGCAAAAACTGGCAGTGCTACGGGATCATTTCCAGTTGGAAAACCAATGTATGCCAGAGTCATTACGCCGCAATTATTTGCACCATTCTCCTTATAAACTCACTGAGTTAACCGGTAAGAATGAGGAAAAGTATTCTCTTAATTTGGGCGTTATTCCAAAACTCAATAAAGAGGGTGAAATTACGCTGATGCTTGCCAATGAGCAACAAGATACCTTGGCATTACTCACATTCAGTCTGACTTACTATCAAAAACAAAAAACATTGTTTATTGGTGGGTTGCAGGGCGCAGATAATGACACCCCACACAGTGAAATTCAGACCTGCACTAAAGCTTGCCATGGATTATTCCCGAAACGATTAGTTTTGGAAGCGACCTGTTATCTGGCAGAGCTGATGGGAATCGAACGCATTATTGCCGTAGGCAATTCCACACATATTTATCAAAACTGGCGTTATCGGGCAAAAAAGAAAGATAAACTACACGCAGATTACGACTCTTTCTGGCTGTCACTGGGTGGGGAACAATGTGCAGAAGGCCATTTCAACTTGCCCGCCAGAATTGCACGCAAGCCCATTGAAGATATTGCGAGTAAAAAACGCGCAGAATACCGCCGGCGCTACCAGTTGCTTGAGCAACTTGAAAATGGTTTAGCCGCGCATTTCATTGACGACTAA
- a CDS encoding lysine exporter LysO family protein, giving the protein MYSGLLIILLPLIIGYLIPLSRKALIQLINRLLSWMVYVILFFMGISLAFLENLSANLLLIFQYTGVFFLCIFCANLLALFLLERKTPWKNTHRQEALPSRLHMALESLKLCGVVIVGFLLGLSQWEWLQFAAKGSELALIFLLFLVGVQLRNSGMTLRQIVLNRRGTIVAFVVAISALAGGMLAAILMGLPIKTGLAMASGFGWYSLSGILLTDSFGPVIGSAAFFNDLARELVAIMLIPTLVRSSRSTALGLCGATSMDFTLPVLQRSGGLEMVPAAIVHGFLLSLLAPILIAFFSS; this is encoded by the coding sequence GTGTATTCAGGATTGCTGATCATTCTTTTGCCGTTAATTATTGGTTATCTGATCCCACTTAGCCGCAAAGCATTAATTCAATTGATCAACCGCTTATTAAGCTGGATGGTCTACGTTATTTTATTCTTTATGGGCATCAGTCTGGCCTTTCTGGAAAACCTCAGCGCTAACCTGCTGCTTATTTTCCAATACACTGGGGTCTTTTTCCTGTGTATTTTCTGTGCCAACTTACTGGCGTTATTTTTGCTGGAGCGTAAAACCCCGTGGAAAAATACGCATCGCCAAGAGGCTTTGCCCTCACGTTTGCATATGGCATTGGAATCGTTAAAGTTATGCGGCGTAGTTATCGTGGGTTTCTTACTGGGATTGAGCCAATGGGAATGGCTGCAATTTGCGGCTAAAGGCAGTGAACTGGCGCTTATTTTCCTGCTCTTTTTAGTCGGAGTTCAACTGCGAAACAGCGGCATGACACTGCGCCAGATTGTATTGAACCGCCGTGGCACGATTGTGGCTTTTGTCGTGGCGATAAGTGCATTGGCGGGCGGTATGCTCGCCGCAATACTCATGGGCTTGCCGATTAAGACCGGCTTAGCAATGGCTTCTGGTTTTGGTTGGTATTCATTATCAGGCATTTTACTGACGGACTCATTCGGCCCAGTAATTGGGAGTGCCGCTTTCTTCAATGATTTAGCGCGTGAATTAGTGGCCATCATGCTGATCCCGACCCTGGTGCGCAGCAGTCGCTCCACTGCGTTGGGGTTGTGCGGTGCAACTTCAATGGACTTCACTTTGCCCGTATTGCAGCGCAGCGGCGGGTTGGAAATGGTGCCAGCGGCTATCGTGCACGGCTTTTTACTCAGCTTGCTCGCGCCAATCTTGATTGCTTTCTTTTCCTCATAA